A window of Pantanalinema sp. contains these coding sequences:
- a CDS encoding type II toxin-antitoxin system HicB family antitoxin, with the protein MAVYVALLERTPLDTWGVWFPDLVGCTSGGKTPDDAIQNAHQALRLHLEGMMEDGDPIPAPSEIEAIANNPEYAKQIPFLVRIEIEKSEPVRLNISLDKRLVIQIDEAAARLGKTRSAFLADAARAELRKA; encoded by the coding sequence ATGGCTGTTTACGTTGCGCTCCTCGAACGCACGCCGCTGGATACCTGGGGTGTCTGGTTTCCCGACCTTGTTGGCTGCACGTCCGGAGGGAAAACCCCGGACGATGCGATCCAGAATGCTCACCAGGCCCTGCGCCTGCACCTCGAGGGGATGATGGAGGATGGCGACCCCATCCCTGCCCCGTCTGAGATCGAGGCGATCGCGAACAACCCCGAGTACGCCAAGCAGATCCCCTTCCTGGTGAGGATTGAGATCGAGAAGTCTGAGCCCGTGCGGCTCAACATCTCGCTGGATAAGCGCCTGGTTATCCAGATCGACGAGGCCGCCGCGCGCCTCGGCAAGACCCGCTCGGCCTTCCTCGCGGATGCCGCTCGAGCGGAGCTACGC
- a CDS encoding type II toxin-antitoxin system HicA family toxin has translation MGKVFSSREIIQRLEADGWYLSKVRGDHHQYKHDTRPGKVTVQHPKKDLYGSTLDSIFKQAGWK, from the coding sequence ATGGGCAAGGTCTTCAGCAGCCGTGAAATCATCCAGCGCCTTGAGGCTGACGGCTGGTACCTGTCCAAGGTCCGTGGCGATCACCACCAGTACAAGCACGACACCAGGCCCGGCAAGGTGACCGTCCAGCATCCCAAGAAAGACCTCTACGGGAGCACGCTGGACAGCATCTTCAAACAGGCCGGTTGGAAGTAA